One Vicia villosa cultivar HV-30 ecotype Madison, WI linkage group LG5, Vvil1.0, whole genome shotgun sequence genomic window, GACATCACACTTTCTCTAAAATCTTAGGGTTTCGCTTTCCTTTACCCAATGCTATTACGATTTCGTCGATGTAATCACGTTTTCAGAACACTGAATGGTTGAATTGAAACAATCTTTATGCaggtgaagttgttgttgtttgtgtgaTTTCAACGGTTTGGTAAGAGATGTCTCTGCAAGGACAATTGGATAGGTTCAAGAAACAGCAAGAGAAGTGTCAATCGACGCTTTCGAGCATTGCGGCGAGTCAGGTTGGTGGGAGAAAGCCTAGTAATGCAGTAGTTGGAAATGCGGCGAGCAATGGGAGAAATCAGACAAGTGGTATCAAGTTCTCGAAAGATACGGAGAGGCTTCAGCAGATTAATAGTATACGTAAAGCTCCTGTTGGTGCGCAGATGAAGCGTGTTATTGATCTATTGCTTGAGgtagtttttgttttttcattcagTTCgattgctcaaaaaatattttttcgtgTTGTTAGTTAGTGGTGGTACTAGTGTCGTGATTGGGATGCATACGATGAAGGGAGAAAAGTGAATTCTATTTGAAATTTAGAATACCTACACCCATTCTACATATCATGTATAAGAAGCCATGCTGTTAAGTTTGAGGCTAATTGGGCCGTTTTTGGCTCGATTTGAGTCACCATTTGCAAATTGAAACCTAAAGTCAGCCGGGCCGTCTTTGAGGACGTGCAAGGCGGGCTACCGCACATGGCCCATTACTTGAAATACTTAAAATGTGGCTAAACGCggtctcataaaatatttgtcacaTAGGGACCTGTTTATTTTTCCACACTTAAACTGTGGCTGATCTACTCGGGGCCTTGGAAAAATTTAGACGGCTCTGAAAGTCAGTTGGAACACCAATACTTTATGTTTGGATGGGCGGTGAGTTTTATGAAGTCACGGTGTCACCATTGTTTTGTTGAAGCTTCAAAGTGTAATTTTTGTAAAAATTGCGACGCCTCACATTTCTGTTGAATTCACATTTAATGCAAACCAATGTTATTCAATATCGGCCATGGTGGATTTCAGTGGTAGTTTTTGGGCTTGTTGCAATGGTAAATATTGAATGATATTGTAGATTTTTCCGTCATACTCTGCTATTACGGCGCCATAAAGCAGCTAGTTTGGCGGGATTTTGTAAATAAATGCCATATAAGGTCAATTTGTTAAAACCCCAATCTTGTCAAAAGTTCATTTGCATATCACTTGGGTAGAATGTGGTGGTACTTATTTTCGAAATTGTATTCTGGAAACATTGAATAAGCCATAACAATCTACACAATGCATAGTCACTTTACTTTCAGCCATCTTCGAAATATTTTTGGGGTTTGGTGAATGTTATGTTGGCTCTTTTTAACTTAGTTGAAGTTTTACTATGAAAAGCCGAGCTACTTAAGATAACTTACCAATGAAAGTCCATGATTAGGAATTGATTTGTCAAAACCATATTGATTTGGTGCTTTCATACTCTGACAGACGCGGAAGGCGTATACTCCAGAGCAAATAAATGAAGTATGCTATGTTGACATGAGGGCTAACAAAGATGTTTTTGACAATCTGAGGAAAAACCCAAAAGTACACTATGACGGGCAACGATTCTCTTACAAGGTAACTTTTACAGgtgcatatatatattatctaaacaattttatatttaatcatcCCTTAAGGAAATAACTTCTTCATCTGTTGGTTGTATTTTGTCTTTAGGCAAAGTATGGCCTTAAGGATAAAACTGAGCTTCTTCAACTGGTACGTAAGTATCCAGAGGGCATTGCTGTTATCGACCTCAAGGATGCTTACCCCGCTGTGATGGAAGACTTACAGGTAGAGTGACTTCTGTTAGGGCTGTTTCCTTTTCTTTGAAGGACATTTCTTGACACTGTTTTTTCATGAGCAAGTCACTTTAAAGAGTAAAGTGAGTATATCATTTGTTGGTTAAAAAATCAGTGGTTGATATTATGTGTAGATGTATAACAACAAATCATGAGTGGATACAATATCAATCTTTGATTTTCTCCCTATACTAATTACTCACTTTAGAGAGCTAAATCCCTACATGCACAATGTATTTTGGGAGAAATATGAGCTGAAATACTATACCTTTGGAGGAAGATCAACTGTTATGATATTATCATAACAGATATCATTGCACATTATGGGGTTTTATAAAATCATTTTACCACTTTCTTCTAACCCTTGACATTAAACCGTTGCCATTATTATAGATTAAGGTTCGTGTAACTTAGTACCTTGGAAATGAAAGCATTTTTTAAGTAGTCATTATAAATCTTGCTCATTAAGATGCAGGGTGAGATATGGTACAACCTTTCCTGCCACCTTCTTCATTCACTCCCCATGCATTtgttttgtcatttaatttttcaAAGACCAGCATTCTCATCAACGTTTAAACGAGAATACTGATACATTAATGAAagagtgattttttaaaatgtttttcttGAAATATGGAAATAAGTATGGAACTATTTGATGAATTTAAGAGTCAAAATCCTGTAAATATTTTGCTTCTCATGGAATAGGACCTCATAAAGATATTGTTTTATAGGCTTTGAAAGCTGCAGGGCAGATATGGCTGCTTGCCAACTTCGATTCACAGGAAGACGTTGCATACCCGAATGACCCCAAAGCAAACATTAAGGTGGATGATGACCTAAAACAGCTATTCCGGAGTATTGAGTTGCCTCGTGACATGATTGATATAGAGAGGGATCTTCAAAAGAATGGAATGAAGCCTGCTACCAACACTGCAAAGAGGAGGAGTGCAGCACAAATTGAAGGCATTTCTTCCAAGCCCAAGCCTAAGAAGAAGAAGAGCGAAATCACCAAAAGAACCAAGCTGACCAATGCCCATCTTCCGGAGCTTTTTCGGAACCTAAACAATCCCTGATCAACTCACTGCAAGTCTGCAAGTGCTGCATTAGGTCAAGTAGATAATTTATTAGCCTAAGTTAGATCAGCAGGTTGAAAAATATTCCGGAGATTCTTATTGCTCTCTGCCCTACTCTTGATATATGTTTCAAATTTTTGTACATCAAGGCTGTAGCTTATGGACTGGACTGGTTTGATCTATAagaacaattttaaaaataaattgtgaTTCTGTGTATATTAAAGCCTTGTTTAGTATTTTGTTTTCAGGTCTTATTAAAGTatctctctcactcatacagaagTTAATTTATTTAGCCTAACTCCATATTTTCAGGATAAATAAACGCATATCTAAAAAAACACTGTTAGGCATATACTAATAATCGCATCGAATAgaataataaactaaaataaaatggTGAATAATTTTCGCCATGCAATTTTCGCCAAGAAATTGTTTTGATTATTGATAAACGATGGTTCATACTATAACATGATCATGTAAGAAACTTTAGTTtagagaaaaaagaaagaaaatttggAGGATGAATGTTGATATGTGTGGCACACAATGATACAAGTATAAGATAAGCCATTGATTCACGCGtggcatttaaaattaaaaaaaacgaaAGGTGTTGTTTATTCCAATCTTGGTCCACCCATTTTTCTTGTTTatgtgaagaagaaagaatcttACTATCTTTCACTTCATCGAGGAATCAAAAAAAAAAGTAGTGAAAATTGAAGACACCAAGAATAATGAGTTTTGCAATGCAATGCTCAAGCTTTGCTTATTCTTGTTGTGTCCCTCATCGATTCTCCCCAACCGCCCTATCTTTTCCAGCTTGCAAATGGAACGGATTCAAGATCCAACCAAAGAATCAGATTGCTGTATTCTGTGGTGCCGAGGACCGGAGCTCTAACTTTGATTCTCACAGGAAAAGGTGTTCCTCAATTTATGATTAGCTTCGAATTCCTTGTATTTATTGTGATTAGGAATATGATTAGTGTATTAATTTGGTGTAGAAGAAAAGTTGTGGAGCACATTTGTCTCCTCAAAGCAAAAGAGGCTTTGTCCGACGAAGAAGAGAATGACATGCTTGATTATTTGTATACCACCCAATATCAAATGGGTGGTATTATTGCAATTTCATTAGGTAAATTGTTGTGTGGTttgatatttattataattacaaTTATATCAACCACCTACATTGGTTTATATGCTATGAAGCGTCGAACATTCGacatagtttatttattttgataaggagtgtttttttttttttatgatgatgACCTTGTTGATCCTGCAGGGCGCGTTTCTGCTCAGAATCCTGACCAGTATACTCATGCTCTGTACATGCGGTTTCAGAAGAAGGAAAACCTTGAAAAGTTCTATGAGAATTCCTTTTACTCCAAGGTTCTCAAGGACCACGTAATGACTTACTGCCATGTATGCACCAACATGTAAACACCGATTCTCTCTGTTCCTTTGTTTTTCTATTACTCTTGTGTCAACCTTGCTATGTATGGATGTTCTAACTTGGCTCTTAACTGATTTTGTTTAGGGATTAATTAATGTGGATTATGAATCTGAAGTCGATGATGACATGCTTTCTATTTTTCGCAAAGGAGAGGTTGGTGATAATTTACTTTTCCTCTTCTGGATCTATAAATTGAAGGGTTCATCTATCATTATTGCTCAATTCATATTAGTCTCTATGTAACCAAATGAATTTTGTGGCCAGGAGTTTAGCCATGGAGTGGAGTTTGTTCTTTTGTTATCATTTAACGAGGATGCCTTAGATAACAAGGTGGAACATGCATTGGCGTCTCTGATAACAGTGATGTTAGAATCTCCTTCCTTGATAGTACAATTTACGCAAGGTATGTTTTCAGTTCCACCAACATTTTATCAAATGTTGCTTGACGTAACTCAATTTTGTTGCATGGTTTGTTAGCTCATCaatgattcatttttttttttacaaaattattgaTTGTATGAATAAAATCCTTTCTACTAATTGTTTAATTCTATATGCGTTATTATTTTATTGTCAGGTTTGAATTTCAATGAAAGCTCTAAGGAGTATACTCATGGAGTAGTGATAAGATTTCGATCAGGTGATCTCAATCTCATGGTCTGTTATGCCTGTTTTTCTTCTGCTCACTTTGGCCGTGTTAACCAGTTTTTTGTGCATGATGGCATCTTCTGCAGTTGAGGCATTCAAGATATTTTTACGCAGTCAAGAATACAAAGATGTAAAGAATCTAACTTTTTGTTTCTTAAACATATTTTATGCTTAGGTTGCGGTTTGTTACCCATACTGTGACTATCTATATCTTGAGAACAAGCACAACAAGAATATAAACTAAACTATACTTGGATTTGGTAAACAGGTATGGTTATCGAAGTTCCAGCCTATTGTTCTGAAATCACTGTCTCTTCATTTCTCTGTTGATCCGGTGGGAACCGAGCTTATGTAGTGAGGATA contains:
- the LOC131603614 gene encoding uncharacterized protein LOC131603614, with the protein product MSLQGQLDRFKKQQEKCQSTLSSIAASQVGGRKPSNAVVGNAASNGRNQTSGIKFSKDTERLQQINSIRKAPVGAQMKRVIDLLLETRKAYTPEQINEVCYVDMRANKDVFDNLRKNPKVHYDGQRFSYKAKYGLKDKTELLQLVRKYPEGIAVIDLKDAYPAVMEDLQALKAAGQIWLLANFDSQEDVAYPNDPKANIKVDDDLKQLFRSIELPRDMIDIERDLQKNGMKPATNTAKRRSAAQIEGISSKPKPKKKKSEITKRTKLTNAHLPELFRNLNNP
- the LOC131603613 gene encoding uncharacterized protein LOC131603613 isoform X2 gives rise to the protein MSFAMQCSSFAYSCCVPHRFSPTALSFPACKWNGFKIQPKNQIAVFCGAEDRSSNFDSHRKRKVVEHICLLKAKEALSDEEENDMLDYLYTTQYQMGGIIAISLGRVSAQNPDQYTHALYMRFQKKENLEKFYENSFYSKVLKDHVMTYCHGLINVDYESEVDDDMLSIFRKGEEFSHGVEFVLLLSFNEDALDNKVEHALASLITVMLESPSLIVQFTQGLNFNESSKEYTHGVVIRFRSVEAFKIFLRSQEYKDVWLSKFQPIVLKSLSLHFSVDPVGTELM
- the LOC131603613 gene encoding uncharacterized protein LOC131603613 isoform X1 encodes the protein MSFAMQCSSFAYSCCVPHRFSPTALSFPACKWNGFKIQPKNQIAVFCGAEDRSSNFDSHRKRRKVVEHICLLKAKEALSDEEENDMLDYLYTTQYQMGGIIAISLGRVSAQNPDQYTHALYMRFQKKENLEKFYENSFYSKVLKDHVMTYCHGLINVDYESEVDDDMLSIFRKGEEFSHGVEFVLLLSFNEDALDNKVEHALASLITVMLESPSLIVQFTQGLNFNESSKEYTHGVVIRFRSVEAFKIFLRSQEYKDVWLSKFQPIVLKSLSLHFSVDPVGTELM